AGTTTATAATCAATAAGATCACCAAAATAAACACCCTCTTTGGCATTTACTTCTATTTTAAAACGTTCTAAAGAGCCACAAAAAGAATCAGTAATGCTCACCAAAATTTGATTTTTCATTTTAATGTTAATTCCAACATTATCACATATTTTAGTATTGGTTTTATTTGCCTGAGTATAAAAGAAGTTGCAGACTTCGCTACCTACTAAATTTTTAGTAAGATCTATATCGCAAAGTGAAAGCTCATTTATAATATTTCCCTCGCAAAGCGGTTTAAAATGAGCGATTGAGATACTGTAAATTTCTTCTTCTTTTAAAAGCGCCTTTTTTAGTGAAACAATGGTTGGATTAAAACGTTCATCAACACCAGTACAAACTCTTACTTTATTTACAACTGAGGCATATTTGATCTCTTTTAATTCGCTTACGCTTTTAAATATAGGCCTTGAAATCAATATATTTTGACAATATTTTGCACACTGACAAAATGCCTCTACAATCTCGTGTTGTGGCAAACAAAGTACAATGGCTTGTGGCTGAGCAACTTCGATAAATTCCTTAAATTCATCAAAAAATGGAGCCCTGCAAGATTCATCTCTATTTTCTTTATCAAAAACTCCACAAACTTCAAATTTGTCGGAACGTCTAAGTTCCATATAGTGCCTTTTGCCAACTAGATTGTATCCAACAATACCAATTTTAAGTTTCACCAAAAGCCTTTTAGTTCTATTTTTTAGGCTATTTTAGTTGCAAATCGCTTTTAAACAAATAAATTTATCAAATATCTTAAGTGAAAATTAATTTTGTATTTTTTATAAATTTACAAACGATTTTTGGCTAAAATCAAACAAAATTTTAAGATTAATGAGGAAACAATGCAAAGTTTAGATATAAGAAAGGCATATCTTGATTTTTTCGCAAGCAAAGGTCATGAGATCGTCGCGTCCGCACCCCTAGTGCCAAACGACGCTACGCTACTTTTTACAAACGCGGGTATGGTGCCGTTTAAAAGCATTTTCACCGGCGAAGTACCGCGCCCAACACCACCTATTCGCACGAGCTGTCAGACCTGCATCCGCGCAGGCGGCAAGCACAACGACCTAGACAACGTCGGCTACACCGCGCGCCACCACACGTTTTTTGAGATGCTGGGAAATTTTAGCTTCGGCGAGTACTTTAAAAAAGAGGCGATCGCTTACGCTTGGGAATTTGTAACAGAAGTACTAAAACTGCCAAAAGATAAGCTTTATGTAACCGTTCACGAGAGCGACGATGAGGCGTTTGAAATTTGGAGTACTCGCATCGCAAAAGAGAGAATTTACCGCTTTGGCGACCATGATAACTTCTGGCAGATGGGCGATACTGGGCCATGCGGACCGTGCTCGGAGATCTTCTACGACCAAGGCAGCGAGCACTTTAACACGCCTGAGGACTACATGGGCGGCGACGGCGATAGATTTCTTGAAATTTGGAACCTGGTTTTTATGCAGTACGAGCGCAGCAGCGACGGCAAGCTAACTCCGCTACCAAAGCCTAGCATCGACACGGGCATGGGTCTAGAGCGCGTCACGGCGATAATGGAAGGCAAATTTAGCAACTACGGCAGCTCGCTTTTTATGCCGCTTATAAACGAAGTAGCCGCGCTTTGCGGCAAGCCTTACGCCTATGAAAGTGGCGCTAGCTACCGCGTCATAAGCGACCACATCCGCTCAGTCACATTTTTGCTAGCTCAAGGCACGACATTTGATAAAGAAGGCCGTGGCTACGTGCTTCGCCGCATCTTACGCCGTGCGATCCGCCATGGATACTTGCTAGGCATAAAAGAGCCATTTATGTATAAGCTTGTCGATAAAGTTTGCGAGCTCATGGGCGGACACTACACCTATCTAAACGATAAAAAAGCGGCTGTAAAAGAGCAGATCAAGCTTGAAGAAGAGAGATTTTTAGCGACTATTGCAAGCGGTTTAGAGCTATTTGAGAGCGAGCTAAAAAATACAAAAGAAATTTTTAGTGGAGAGGCTGCGTTTAAGCTTTATGACACATTTGGCTTTCCACTTGATCTAACAGCTGACATGCTTAGAGAAAAGGGTCTAAAGGTCGATGAAGCAAGGTTTGATGAGCTTATGAGCGAGCAAAAAGCACGCGCAAAAGCTGCTTGGAAAGGCAGTGGCGACAAGAGCGCGAAGGGCGACTTTAAAGAGCTACTTGAAAAATTTGGCGAAAATAAATTTATAGGCTACGAAGAGCTTAAGAGCAAAAGTAAAATTCTAGCCCTGCTTGATGAAGAATTTAAAAATGTAGATAGTTTAGATGCTGGCAAAGAGGGCTGGGTGATGTTTGACGTCACTCCATTTTATGCTCAAAGTGGCGGCCAGTGCGGCGATAGCGGTAAGATAATTGGTAAAGCAAATGTGATTGATACGCAAAAATTTCATGGGCTAAATTTATCTTTAGTAAAAACTACCGTGGCACTAAAAGTTGGCGATGAAGTAGAGCTTGAAGTTTCTAGCGATAGAGCAGAAACTGCACGTCATCACAGCGCTACACACTTACTTCATGCAGCCCTTAGAAGCGTGCTTGGCACGCATATTGCTCAAGCTGGTTCAAGTGTAGAAGCAGATAGGCTAAGGTTTGACTTCTCCCATCCAAAAGCACTTACTAGCGAAGAAATTTCAAAGGTCGAAAATTTGGTAAATGAGTGGATACTAAATGGCGCTAACTCAAAAACAGAACTTATGAAGCTTGAAGATGCTAAAAATAGTGGAGCTATTGCACTATTTAATGAAAAATATGCTGATGATGTGAGAGTCGTTAGCTTTGGCAATGTCAGCAAAGAGCTTTGTGGTGGTACACACGTTAAAAATATAGATGAGATCGGATCGTTTTTCATCACAAAAGAGAGTGGTGTAAGTGCTGGTGTTAGGCGCATAGAGGCTGTTTGCTCAAGGGCTGCGCTAAATTTAGCAAGGTCTTTTAGAGCTGAGCTTGACGAGCTAAAAGATGAGCTAAAGAGCGCCGAGCCACTAAATGCGGTCAAAAAGCTAAAAAATGAGCTAAGAGTTTTAAAGGATAAACTAAAAAATGCTAAAAATTCTCATGAGCTAGTCTATTTAGATATAAATAAAACCAAACTTTGCGTCACAAGCGTAGATGGTGGAGATATAAAAACCTTGATAGACGAGTTTAAAAATGAGCATGAAAGTGCTGCTATTTTGCTAATCCAAGCCGATGAGAGTGGCAAAATTTCTCTTGCAGCTGGAGTCAAAAATGCTCCACTAAAAGCTGGTGCTTGGGTAAAATTTGCAGCACAAATTCTAGGCGGCAATGGCGGTGGTAAAGATGACTTTGCAACAGCTGGTGGCAAAAATGCATCAATGATAGAAGATGCGATAAAAGATTCATTTGGATACGCAAGGCAAGCCTTAGAAAAATGAGTCATTACGATATAGCTTTTATAAAATTTGACCAAGTAGTACTATTTTTGCATGTATGTTTTGTAGCTCTTTTTGTGGGGCTACAAGCCGGTCTTGTGCTCGTTGGAAGCTACTTTATAAAAAATAAATTTGAAGACAAGGAACGCTACCACATCTTACTTCACATTATAAGACGCTTTGGCATTGCGATTTTCATACTAATCCTTTGCGTGATAGCGACAAGCATAGTTATAATTTTTGGATTTTATGATGCAAATTTGACAAATCCTATGGCAAGTGCAATGGTGGCAACAAAATGCGCAATAGAACTATTTTTGCTATTAAATTTAAGCTATATATTTTATAGATACAAAAAGGCCTTAAAAGCACTAAGATCGCATGAAATGATCGAGCTAAACGAGAGTTTGATCGTTATAATTTATTACTTCACACCATTAAATTTATTAGCTTCGCTAGCAGCTATTTATCTTGGTATAAGTTATAAGGTATTTTTATGATAACACTTGCTTCAAGCTCACCAACAAGGGCAAATTTATTAAAAGATGCTTGTATAAATTTCACTCAAATTTCTTTCCAGTTTGACGAGAGTAAGATAGAAAAGAACGTAAAGCCTGAAATTTATGTCCAAAATGTCGTAAAAGCTAAAAAAAAGCAATTTTTAAAAGAAAATATAGGTCTTAAAAATTTGCTCTTTGCAGATAGCTGTGTGGCGTGTGGAGATAAAATTTTAGGTAAAGCAAAGGACGAAAAAGAAGCGATTGCTATGCTAAATTTACAAAGTGGCAACAAATGCAGCATCTATACGGCGATGATATTTTTAGGCGAATTTGAGCTTATAAACGTAAGTAAGACTACGTATAGATTTAAAAAATTTAATGAGCATGACCTTAATGAATACATAAAAAATAATGAGTGGCAAGGCAAGGCTGGAGCCATGACGATAGAAAATTTTAATAAAAAATACATCATCTCCCAACACGGCGAAACTAGCACGGCCATGGGACTAAATTTAAAAATATTAAAGGCATTTTTATGAAATATATCTTGGCATTTATCTTTATAGTTGCCATTTCACTTGGCGGAGCATTTTTATATTTTTATTCACAAGTTAGATTTGATGCTTACGCTATTATTGATTATAAACCAAAGCTTACAACGCAAATTTTTGATAGAAACAACGAACTCATTGCAAATATCTTTGAAGAAAATAGAATTTACGTAAAGTATAACGACATCCCGCCGCGTGTCATCGAAGCACTTGTGGCTATTGAGGATACGAGCTACTTTGAGCATGGTGGCATAAACGTAGAAGCTATGGCAAGAGCTGCCATAAAAGATATCAAGGCCAGAAAACTAGTCGAGGGAGCTTCAACACTAACACAACAGCTCATTAAAAATTTAGCTCTAAGCCGTGAGAAGAAATTTACAAGAAAGATAAAAGAAATCGTGCTTGCCATGAAGCTTGAAAGCGAGCTTAGCAAAGAAGATATCATCGAAAGATACCTAAATCATGTCTATTTTGGACATGGTTACTACGGCATAAAAACAGCAGCTGAGGGGTATTTTAGAAAAGAGTTAAATGAGCTAAGCATAAAAGAGGTTGCCATGCTAGTTGGCTTGCCAAAGGCTCCAAGCACCTATGATCCTACAAAGCACCTTGACCTATCACTTAGCCGTGCAAATAGAGTGCTTGAGAGAATGTATAGTATCGGCTGGATAAATGAGGATGAGTACCGCAAGGGCGTGCTTGAAGAGCCAGCGGTCTTTGACGATACACTCACAAGGAATAAAGCTCCTTACGTAGTCGATGAGATAATAAAAGAGGCTTCAAAGAAATTTGACGATATAAAAACTGGTGGTTATAAGATACAAAGCACAGTTGATCTAAATGTTCAAAAGATCGCTCAAGAAGCTCTAGTCTATGGCTACAATGAAATTTTAAAGCGCGATAAAAAAGCAAATGCAGAAATCCTAAATGGAGCTATAGTAGTCACTCATCCACAAAGTGGTCAAATTTTGGCACTAATTGGCGGTATTGACTACACAAAAAGCAGCTATAACCGTGCCACTCAAAGTAAGCGCCAGCCAGGATCTAGCTTTAAGCCATTTATCTATCAAATAGCCCTTGATAGCGGCTACTCAGTAGTCTCTCAAGTAGCTGATATCGCCAGGACATTTGACATGGGTAACGGCAAAGAGTGGACGCCAAAAAACTATAGCGGCGGTTTTCAAGGCTATATCACTATAAAATCAGCCATAACCCAGTCGCGTAACCTCGCAACCATAAATTTGCTAAACGACCTTGGTCTTAGCTCAGTTCGTAAACAGCTTACTGATATGGGCTTTAACGATATCCCAGAAAATTTATCTATCGCACTTGGAAGTTTTGGGATTTCGCCACTTGATTTTGCAAAATTTTACTCGATGTTCCCAAATGAGGGCGAGATGGTTGAGCCAACACTTATTAAGCATATAGAAAATAGCTTTGGGGCTTCGATGGATTATGAACCACAAAGAAAGCAAGTGCTAAAACCTGAGCAGGCATTTTTGATGACGACACTTCTTCAAAATGTCGTAAATAACGGTACTGGACGCAACGCTAAAATAAATGGCATCCAAATAGCAGGCAAAACCGGCACAACAAACAATAACATCGATGCTTGGTTTTGTGGCTACTCACCTGATATCGAAGCAATAATCTGGTACGGAAATGACGACAACAGCCCTATGAAAAAGATTGAGGGTGGTGGTAGAACAGCCGCACCTGTGTTTAAGAAATTTATGGAAGGCTACATTAAGCTTTATCCTACTTTAAGACGTGCATTTGAGCAGCCAGATGGTGTTTATAAAGGCTATTATGGTGGCAGTGACGAATACTACACAAACGACTCACCACTACCTCAAAATATACCAGCAAATGACATCATACAAGATCAAGAAAATGATGGATTATTATTTTAGGAAGATAAGATGTGGATTAAAATTTTACTTTGTTTAGTAGTCGCAAGTATTGCATATGGCGCTAATCTAAATACGGCCAGCAAAAACGAGTTGATGGAGCTTGGGCTAAGCAAAGGCCAAGCGTTAAACATTATAAAATACAGAAAAGCCCATAAATTTAAAAGCATCGATGAGCTTGAAAAAATCCAAGGTATTGGCTTTAACGATATGCAAAAAGTTAAGGCAAAACTTAGTATAAAAGAGAATACAAAAGTAAAAAAATCTGAAGTAAAAAGCTCTAAAGGCAAGAAAAAATAATCTTATTTTTTATTTGAAATTTCTAGCCATTTACATTTGAGTCCTATTATTATGGCTTTTACAAAGGCTGAAAAGATGCTAAATATTAATAAATTTAAAAATATCGGTTTTTTAAAGTTTCTGGTTTTATTTACTGCTTACATATTTTTTATAAATTATATCTTTTTATACAAAGGCGTTTTTTAGGCTTTCTACAAAATAATCAACTCTCTTTTTCTATATTCTTTTTTCTTATATTTGCAATTGTCTTTATCTTGGTTTTTGCTAGTATTTTTTGTATCTTATTTGTGCCTTTTTTGCTAAAGCCAGTTGCAATTATTTTGATTTTAGCAAGTGGCATATCTGTTTACTTTATGCAAGCATATGGTGTTATTATAGATAAAGATATGTTATTAAACGTCCTACACACCGATACCAAAGAAGCCTTTAGTTACTTTAGCACAGGTTTAGTTTTTTGGATAATTTTTACAACCATCTTACCTTGCGTATATGTATCATTTGTAAAAATTAACTATGGTAGTTTCAAAAATGAGCTTAAATCAAGAGCAAAAATTATCTCATTTTCTATAGTTGCGATAGCTATCATATTTTCATTAACGTCTAAAATTTTTATACCATTTTTTAGAGAACACTCAAATTTAAGGACCGCATTACTCCCATACTATCCCATCTACTCGGCTGCAAAGCTAGTAAAATCGATCACACAAAAACCACTACCTTTTACTTATGTAGCAGATGATGCGGTACTAGCTGATGATAAAAAGAAAATTTTAGTTTTGATAGTTGGCGAGACGCAAAGAAGCAGAAACTACTCACTAAATGCTACGCCAAAAACGATACGAATAAATTTACTAAACAAAAAGGTGTGGTAAGTTTTACAAATTTCTACTCATGTGGAACAGCCACGGAGACTAGCGTGCCTTGCTTATTTTCAGACTTAAAGCGAGAAAATTTTAGCAACCGCGAAGCTAAAGCTCGTGAAAATTTAGTTGATATCATCAACAAACTTGGAATAAAAACATACTTTTTTGGCAACAATAGCGGCGGCTGCAAGGGCGTTTGCGACAATCTTGATCAAAACCATACTTCAGATCATAGAGCAGAAGGCTTTGATGAAGTGATATTTGATGAGGCCAAAAAGGTCATCAAAGATGCAAATTCCACCACCTTTATCGTGCTACATCTGCAAGGCTCGCACGGCCCTATCTACTACAAAGGCTACCCAAGCAAATTTAAAGAATTTACCCCAACTTGTGATACTGCCGAGCTAAATAAATGCACGCCAGATGAGATAGCAAATACCTATGACAACACTATTTTATATGAGGACTATCTACAAAGCGAGCTAATAAACGCCCTTGAAGCAAGAAAAGATGAATTTGAAGTCACCATGTTCTTTTTCTCAGATCACGGGGAGAGCCTAGGTGAAAACGGTATATATTTACATGGTCTGCCTTATTCCATCGCTCCAGATGAGCAAAAACACATCCCAGCCATCGTCTTTTCAAGCGATAGTGGGCTTTTAAAAAGGCTAAAAGCTAGAAAAAACGAAAGTCTTTCGCATGATTTTATATTTAGCTCAGTTCTTGGATATTTTGGAATAAAAACTAAGGCCTATAAGCCAGAATTTGATATTTTCAGATAGTAAATTTAAAGCCAGCCTAGGCAAAGCCTGAAGCTGGCGCAAATTTAAAAGCTGATCTCTTTTATATCAGCTACTTTTAGTATCTCACTATAAATTTGACCGATGACCGCGATGCGATTATTTCGCACTTTCTCATTTTCAACATTTATCATAACTTTGTCAAAAAACTCATCGATCTGTGGTTTTAGAGCAAATAGTGCCTTTAATCTTGGCTCGTATGCAAGGCTCTTATCAACTGCACTAAATGCATCATTTAGGGCTTTTTCAGCATCTATCTCAAAGAGACTCTCGTTCACCTTGCTAAATTTATCATCTTTTATGATGTTTGCAAGGCGCTTAAATGTCGAGAAATTCTCCCTAAAACTTGGCTCACTTGAAATTTTAGCAAGTGCCTCTATTATCTTAGTTAGCTCCAAGATATCCTTTTCACCACTTTTTATGCACGCTTTTACGATAGAAGCGTTTGCATCAAAGAAAGTGTAGAGTCTATCAAGGATGAAATTCATAAGCACTTCAACATCAAATTTCTTATACTCTTTTGCGATATCTTCTAAAATTTCTTTTATATTAAATTTCAAATTATGCGCCAAAACGATCTTTATCACGCCATTAGCCGCACGTCTTAGAGCGTATGGATCTTTTGTGCCGCTTGGGATTTTGCCGATACTAAAGAGCCCCATTAGCGTATCAAGCTTATTTGAAAGCGCCACAACCGAGCTAAATGCCTTACTTGGGCACTGCGCCTCCTCGCCGTCTGGCAAATACTGCTCTTTTATGGCTAGAACGACGTCTTTATCCTCGTTTTAGCCTTTGCATAGTAAGCGCCCATGATACCTTGAAGCTCGGTAAACTCATAAACCATCTGCGTTGTAAGATCAGCCTTGCTTAACATCACAGCTCGCTCAAGCTTGGCTCCATACTTGCCAGCTTCTTTTTTGAGTAGCTCGTCGTAGTTGCTAGCAAGTTTTTTGGCCACTTTTAGCTCTCTAAGCTCTTTTTCATAGATACTTCCAAGCTCTTTTAGGTAGGTTATATTTTTTAGTTTTTCTGGGCTAAATTCGTGCGCTAGGTCGCTTTGCCAAAAGAACATCGCATCACTTAGCCTTGCCCTTAGCACCTTTTCGTTGCCCTTGATGATGAGTGAGTAGTCTTTTGTGATGGCGTTGCTAACGACAACGAAGCCATTTGCGAGCTTACCATCTTTAAAGACTGGGAAGTAGCGCTGATTTTCTTTCATGGAAGTGATTATGACCTCGCTTGGCACCTCCAAAAATTCCTCTTCAAATGAGCCAAGAAGTGCTGTCGGATACTCGGTGATCGCCACAACTTCAGCCAATAGATCTATATCGATCTCGATCTTTAGCCCGCTTTTTTGGCTAATTTTTTCAAACTCATCAAGGATTATTTTTTCTCTCTCGTCTGCTTCAAGCACGACACCACGGCTCTTTGAGCCTTCAAAATACTCTTTTATATTTGAAATTTTTATCTTGTCGTAGCTGATACTTCTGTGAGGATAGGTAGAGTTACTGCTCTCTACGCCAAATTTGTTAAATTTAATGACCTCATCTCCAAGCAAGCATAAAAACGATCTTATCGGGCGGATAAACTCAAACTCGCCGTTGCCCCAGCGCATAGACTTGCCAAAGCTAAGGCTCTTTAAAAACTCTTCAACCATCTCACCCATTATCTTAGCAACCAGCTCGCCCTTCACCTCTTTTTCGTAGTAAAGCACCTCTTTGCCGTCTATCTCTTTAAATTTAAGCTCACTTTCATCTATGCCGCATTTATTTGCAAAGCTGAGTGCTGCCTTTGTAAATGCTCCGTCTTTTAGTGCCACTTGCTTTGGCGCACCGATAAAGCTAGCCACGCTATCAGGCTGAGATTGTGGAAATTTCTCATGAAAAAAGACCAAACGACGCGGCGTATAATAAAATTTAAAAGGGCTTACAAGATTATATTTTTCAAGTACAGCCTGCCATTTAGCATTGATATTTGGCAGCTCCCTTAAAAAGGGTATCGCTGGAAGCTCCTCAACTCCGATTTCTAACAATAACTCTTTCATATTTCACTCTTTTTATTAAAATTTTCTCTTTTTTCTCTTACCATTTTTCTTGCCCTCTCCTTCTCCTGTGACTGCAAAATGACGCCTCTTATCATAAAAATAAGAAATAAAACAAACGCCGTAATCATAAAAATATCTAAAATTTGCACTCTCTACTCCACAAAGATTTGGTTTTCCCTCTTATAAATTTTAACTCTCGCATTTTCAAAACTATACTCGCCATCTTTTAGCTTTTTCTTACTATAAACCCTGATCTTACCGTATGGTGTATGCAGATAGCCTCTCTCTAGTCTGCCCGAAATTTTAGCAAAGACATCGCCACTTCTAGCTTCACTTAATTGCGATGCATCTAGTAAATTTTCGCTAATATCTTTTGTGCCGTGCTCATTTGTGATCTCATAAGAGCTAACTTCAAGCGCATCTTTATAAATTTTCATTCGCCTTACTAAAATATCTAGCTCTTCGCCTACAGTAACGCTATTTTTAGGATCATAAACATAAATTCCGCGGTGATTTTTCGAGATAATAAAGCCATGCTTATCTTTTAAGATAACAACCGCTTTTTCAATCACTGCTGGAACTGCCTCTGGGTGATCAAAAAGCGTATCCACATCAGCCGTCTTATAGTTTTGTTCGCTTATTTTTTTATTGGCTTTGTTTTCATCTTTTTTAAAAATTTTACTCACAAAGCCTTTTTTTACTGGGCTTGGATCAGTTGAAATTTTAAACTTTAATGCAAAGTGATCCGAGTAAAGGTCGCTCTTTGCAAAGCCTTTTTCATCGACTGCAAAGTTTGGTTTAAAGACTTCAAAACTGCCACTAACATAACTTAGATCGCCATTTTCCATAAAGCTAGATGAAAGCAAAACATGATCGATCGCTCTTTTTTTGCCATGTACTGCGTGAGAATATCTATCTTTTGGATCAAGCTCTTTATAAAGATCATAAAAATTTCTCGTTGCAATGATGTCATTTAGAATGGATTTTTGTCCAAAGGGCGAGTTAAAATCACCCAAAATAATCGCATTTTTCTCTTTACCAAGAGCTGTTCTTAACGTTTTTTCAGCCTTTTTTTGCATATTTATACCATTTTTATAAGTTGGAAAGTGATTTACAAATATGCTAAATTTCTTACCTTCCGTCTCAAAAATAACCTTTAAAATATTTCTCGTCTTTACGTTTGGAACTTTAAAAATTTCACTGCCGATTGGCTGTAACTTTGAAATAAGCCCAAGCCCAACAGGCGAGTTTTTCTCCTTTGTAAAGCTTATAAATTTATACTCGCTATCACTTACTAGAGCTTTTAAAACCTGTTCATTTTCGATCTCTTGAAGTGCGATAATGTCAGTATTTAGTGCATTTATGACTTGTCTTGTTCTTTGTAGTTTTGAATCAGCCGCCTCGCAGTCCCATTTTGATACACCTACTTTAAAATCAAGATACTCGCTACCATCATCTTTGCAATCAAATAAATTTTGCACATTATAAGTTGCGATGCTAATTTCACTCGCAAATGCCACCAAAATGGTAAAAAACAAAGCAAAAACTACTCTCAAATCTCACTCCTAAAGTCAAATTCAGTGATATTTTGCCTGATCGCCTCATACGCGATAATGCCAGCACTCATAGCTAAATTTAAGCTCCTGCCCTCTTTTCCCATTGGTATGGTTATGGCATTTTTAAAATTTATATCCATAAATTCTCTTGGCAGTCCAGTACTCTCGCCACCAAAAAATATAAAATCTCCTGGCTTAAACTCGGCCTCGTAGTAAAGCCTATTTGTCTTTGTAGTAGCGAAGAAAAATCTATCCTTGTGGCTTAAGTTTGCTTCTAAAAATTCTTCCAAACTATCCCAAATTTTTGGATTTAAAATTTTCCAGTAGTCAAGCCCTGCTCGTCTAACAGCCTTTTCACTCAGATCAAACACAGTGGGCTTAACGATATGTAGCTTTAAATTTGCATTAACACACATTCTACCGATAGCTCCAGTATTTTGCGGTATCTGAGGATAAACTAAGACTATGTTAAACATAAGCTTTCTTTGCCTTAAAAAGTGTTATAAACTAGCCTATTTTAGCCAAAATGGGCTTTTAAGAGTTTTAAAGACTAATCTTTTCTAGGCTTACGCTCGCTTAGATATTTTGAAATTTCAAGCTCTTGCCTACGTTTTATCTCTTTTGCAATTTCTTCGTTTTTAAAACCAGCTGATAAAATTTCTGCCACATCGACTTTCGCGTCAAATTTTGCCTCATAAATTCCAAGCTTCACAGCACGCTCTATCCGCTCTTTATTATAAGCTCCAAGCCATGATTTTATGGGCATATTTAGAGCTATTTGCATTAGCTCTTTATCGATTGGCATGTCCTTAAAATAAGGCTGCTTTAAGATAGAAAAGTAGCTCTTTGGCAGACGCATTTTCTCTAAAATTTCATTTGCGTCAAGCTCAAATTTGCCAAACAAAAGATACAAAAATAGCCTCTCATCATCCACAAATTCTCTAGCACTCTTAAGATCGCTTAAAAATCCATCGTCCATAGAAATTTGCATACCAAAAATTTCTTTAAAAAGTCCAAGCTCAAAAAGATAGCAAGCTCCTTTTTCAAGATGCTTTGCACGAAAAAATTTAATAAGCTCAGTATTTATCCTATCTCTACTTAGATGCTCTAAACTAAGGCTTTTCATAAGAGCTATCGTCTCGTTTGCTATACTAAAATCAAGCCTTGAGCTAAACTGCACTCCTCTAAGCACCCTTAGTGGATCCTCTTTAAATTTTTCACTATCAATGTGCCTTAATATCTTGTTTGCTAGATCTTGCTTCCCACCGTAAAAGTCTAAAATTTCTCCATTAAAGATATTCATCATTATGGCATTTATTGTAAAATCTCGCCTAAGGCTCGCCATTTTGGGATCGTTAATATAGCTTACTGCAAAGTCTTTGTGTGAATTTCCAGTTTTGCTCTCGCTTCTTGGAAGCCCAATATCGTAGTTTTTGTATTTGTAGATGAAGTAGCTTTTGCCAACACCGCTCGCTCCTATGCTAGCCATCAACTCATCAAACTTGGTAGGCTCGATGTCATAGACCTCAATATCGTAGTCATAAATTTCTCGCCCAAGAAGAGCGTCTCTCACGCACCCGCCAACTAGATAAACGCGCGATGAAAAAGGAGCAAATAGCGATCTAAAAAAGTCTAGCTCGCTATTTTTATAAATTTCATTTTTGATTTTTAAA
This genomic interval from Campylobacter concisus contains the following:
- a CDS encoding oxidoreductase, with product MKLKIGIVGYNLVGKRHYMELRRSDKFEVCGVFDKENRDESCRAPFFDEFKEFIEVAQPQAIVLCLPQHEIVEAFCQCAKYCQNILISRPIFKSVSELKEIKYASVVNKVRVCTGVDERFNPTIVSLKKALLKEEEIYSISIAHFKPLCEGNIINELSLCDIDLTKNLVGSEVCNFFYTQANKTNTKICDNVGINIKMKNQILVSITDSFCGSLERFKIEVNAKEGVYFGDLIDYKLHRVNENGQMNLKTDPLNNEIKAQYDAFYDLCQSGENIELSSIDDAIKIKELF
- a CDS encoding alanine--tRNA ligase produces the protein MQSLDIRKAYLDFFASKGHEIVASAPLVPNDATLLFTNAGMVPFKSIFTGEVPRPTPPIRTSCQTCIRAGGKHNDLDNVGYTARHHTFFEMLGNFSFGEYFKKEAIAYAWEFVTEVLKLPKDKLYVTVHESDDEAFEIWSTRIAKERIYRFGDHDNFWQMGDTGPCGPCSEIFYDQGSEHFNTPEDYMGGDGDRFLEIWNLVFMQYERSSDGKLTPLPKPSIDTGMGLERVTAIMEGKFSNYGSSLFMPLINEVAALCGKPYAYESGASYRVISDHIRSVTFLLAQGTTFDKEGRGYVLRRILRRAIRHGYLLGIKEPFMYKLVDKVCELMGGHYTYLNDKKAAVKEQIKLEEERFLATIASGLELFESELKNTKEIFSGEAAFKLYDTFGFPLDLTADMLREKGLKVDEARFDELMSEQKARAKAAWKGSGDKSAKGDFKELLEKFGENKFIGYEELKSKSKILALLDEEFKNVDSLDAGKEGWVMFDVTPFYAQSGGQCGDSGKIIGKANVIDTQKFHGLNLSLVKTTVALKVGDEVELEVSSDRAETARHHSATHLLHAALRSVLGTHIAQAGSSVEADRLRFDFSHPKALTSEEISKVENLVNEWILNGANSKTELMKLEDAKNSGAIALFNEKYADDVRVVSFGNVSKELCGGTHVKNIDEIGSFFITKESGVSAGVRRIEAVCSRAALNLARSFRAELDELKDELKSAEPLNAVKKLKNELRVLKDKLKNAKNSHELVYLDINKTKLCVTSVDGGDIKTLIDEFKNEHESAAILLIQADESGKISLAAGVKNAPLKAGAWVKFAAQILGGNGGGKDDFATAGGKNASMIEDAIKDSFGYARQALEK
- a CDS encoding 3-isopropylmalate dehydratase, which codes for MSHYDIAFIKFDQVVLFLHVCFVALFVGLQAGLVLVGSYFIKNKFEDKERYHILLHIIRRFGIAIFILILCVIATSIVIIFGFYDANLTNPMASAMVATKCAIELFLLLNLSYIFYRYKKALKALRSHEMIELNESLIVIIYYFTPLNLLASLAAIYLGISYKVFL
- a CDS encoding septum formation inhibitor Maf gives rise to the protein MITLASSSPTRANLLKDACINFTQISFQFDESKIEKNVKPEIYVQNVVKAKKKQFLKENIGLKNLLFADSCVACGDKILGKAKDEKEAIAMLNLQSGNKCSIYTAMIFLGEFELINVSKTTYRFKKFNEHDLNEYIKNNEWQGKAGAMTIENFNKKYIISQHGETSTAMGLNLKILKAFL
- a CDS encoding penicillin-binding protein: MKYILAFIFIVAISLGGAFLYFYSQVRFDAYAIIDYKPKLTTQIFDRNNELIANIFEENRIYVKYNDIPPRVIEALVAIEDTSYFEHGGINVEAMARAAIKDIKARKLVEGASTLTQQLIKNLALSREKKFTRKIKEIVLAMKLESELSKEDIIERYLNHVYFGHGYYGIKTAAEGYFRKELNELSIKEVAMLVGLPKAPSTYDPTKHLDLSLSRANRVLERMYSIGWINEDEYRKGVLEEPAVFDDTLTRNKAPYVVDEIIKEASKKFDDIKTGGYKIQSTVDLNVQKIAQEALVYGYNEILKRDKKANAEILNGAIVVTHPQSGQILALIGGIDYTKSSYNRATQSKRQPGSSFKPFIYQIALDSGYSVVSQVADIARTFDMGNGKEWTPKNYSGGFQGYITIKSAITQSRNLATINLLNDLGLSSVRKQLTDMGFNDIPENLSIALGSFGISPLDFAKFYSMFPNEGEMVEPTLIKHIENSFGASMDYEPQRKQVLKPEQAFLMTTLLQNVVNNGTGRNAKINGIQIAGKTGTTNNNIDAWFCGYSPDIEAIIWYGNDDNSPMKKIEGGGRTAAPVFKKFMEGYIKLYPTLRRAFEQPDGVYKGYYGGSDEYYTNDSPLPQNIPANDIIQDQENDGLLF
- a CDS encoding competence protein ComEA, translated to MWIKILLCLVVASIAYGANLNTASKNELMELGLSKGQALNIIKYRKAHKFKSIDELEKIQGIGFNDMQKVKAKLSIKENTKVKKSEVKSSKGKKK